The Epinephelus lanceolatus isolate andai-2023 chromosome 8, ASM4190304v1, whole genome shotgun sequence genome includes a window with the following:
- the LOC117257635 gene encoding caspase recruitment domain-containing protein 19-like isoform X1 encodes MYKSRLDGRNFDLCLRTFWRCEIGNTDDNDDCHEQLRRDTHFLCSDQRMDTELVDRLVLQLNRIYPQILSDKEAHRFRNLSVPTKVRLAELLKHLYGKGEEACHEFYRGLHIHAEDVYFSLPTRVIQRELADLKWTNTKKIIPERYVLNDRGPMFFLSCFSFAVGIAVLYYYGEGETLRSTDPFLHCSAARLSKSAKDVFIS; translated from the exons atgtataaaagcagacttgatgggagaaactttgacctatgcttacgaacattttggagatgcgAAATTGgcaacacagatg ACAATGACGATTGCCATGAGCAGCTCCGGAGGGACACCCACTTCCTGTGCTCAGATCAGAGGATGGACACTGAGCTGGTTGACAGACTGGTGCTGCAGCTGAACAGGATCTACCCCCAGATACTCAGCGACAAGGAAGCCCACAGG ttcaGGAACCTGAGCGTGCCCACCAAAGTGCGGTTAGCTGAGCTGTTGAAGCACTTGTATGGGAAGGGCGAGGAGGCGTGTCATGAATTCTACAGAGGACTTCACATCCACGCTGAGGACGTGTACTTCAGCCTGCCCACCAGAGTCATACAGAGAG AGCTGGCCGATCTAAAATGGACTAACACTAAGAAAATCATCCCAGAGCGATATGTGCTTAATGACAGAG gACCAATGTTTTTCCTGAGCTGTTTCAGTTTTGCAGTGGGTATTGCAGTGCTCTACTATTATGGAG AGGGTGAGACACTGAGAAGCACTGATCCGTTCCTTCACTGCTCTGCAGCAAGACTTAGTAAAAGCGCTAAAGATGTTTTCATTTCCTAA
- the susd3 gene encoding uncharacterized protein susd3, translated as MSAATASIADVSRTDFTNQDDWNKSAQNQAQCTPVPLPALGTQRIIQGNGTTVGTVISLQCPAKHKLVGRELICVMDTNSTHWVGETYCKPLSPIEDYGFRVAVLASIVSSAIIFFMSVAFITCCLLDCIKEDKRKRHERESEMWQWEEQVQHQEDNRSRYGHKGRNNNNNNNNNSQDKVLSLWDTGNPAVCDSMRACRCHQQYAYGPACTYGPTPPLSTLPGYDYSQPLLPRNPDSAQLPGTPENLGPPQSHCQTASPGLVQLSAAGLGVARQYGRQQSNFCGAKPSTADESNTRNINAAKEFSIRIISV; from the exons ATGTCAGCCGCAACAGCTTCAATAGCAGATGTGTCCAGGACTGATTTTACTAACCAAGATGACTGGAATAAGTCAG CTCAGAACCAGGCTCAGTGCACACCTGTGCCCCTGCCAGCACTGGGCACCCAGAGGATCATCCAGGGCAACGGCACAACTGTTGGGACAGTCATTTCCCTGCAGTGCCCAGCCAAACACAAACTGGTTGGACGTGAGCTGATCTGCGTCATGGACACCAACAGCACCCATTGGGTGGGGGAGACCTACTGTAAAC CTCTGTCTCCTATTGAGGACTATGGTTTCCGTGTGGCGGTGCTGGCGTCCATTGTAAGCTCGGCCATAATCTTCTTCATGTCTGTGGCCTTCATCACCTGCTGTTTGCTTGACTGTATCAAAGAGGACAAAAGGAAAAGGCATGAAAG GGAGTCTGAAATGTGGCAGTGGGAGGAGCAGGTCCAACATcaggaggacaacaggtctcGCTACGGCCATAAAGGcaggaacaacaacaacaacaacaacaacaacagccagGACAAGGTGCTCTCACTGTGGGACACTGGTAACCCAGCTGTGTGTGACAGCATGCGAGCCTGCAG ATGTCATCAGCAGTATGCTTATGGTCCTGCCTGCACATATGGCCCCACTCCCCCACTCTCCACTCTCCCTGGCTACGACTACAGTCAGCCTCTCTTACCCCGAAACCCAGATTCTGCACAGCTCCCCGGTACACCTGAAAACCTCGgacctcctcagtcacactgTCAAACTGCAAGCCCAGGCCTGGTCCAGCTCTCAGCGGCGGGGCTTGGTGTGGCGAGGCAGTACGGAAGACAGCAGAGCAATTTCTGTGGAGCGAAGCCATCGACCGCAGACGAGTCCAACACGAGGAATATAAACGCTGCCAAAGAATTTTCCATTCGGATTATATCAGTGTGA
- the LOC117257635 gene encoding caspase recruitment domain-containing protein 19-like isoform X2, with protein sequence MTDNDDCHEQLRRDTHFLCSDQRMDTELVDRLVLQLNRIYPQILSDKEAHRFRNLSVPTKVRLAELLKHLYGKGEEACHEFYRGLHIHAEDVYFSLPTRVIQRELADLKWTNTKKIIPERYVLNDRGPMFFLSCFSFAVGIAVLYYYGEGETLRSTDPFLHCSAARLSKSAKDVFIS encoded by the exons ATGACAG ACAATGACGATTGCCATGAGCAGCTCCGGAGGGACACCCACTTCCTGTGCTCAGATCAGAGGATGGACACTGAGCTGGTTGACAGACTGGTGCTGCAGCTGAACAGGATCTACCCCCAGATACTCAGCGACAAGGAAGCCCACAGG ttcaGGAACCTGAGCGTGCCCACCAAAGTGCGGTTAGCTGAGCTGTTGAAGCACTTGTATGGGAAGGGCGAGGAGGCGTGTCATGAATTCTACAGAGGACTTCACATCCACGCTGAGGACGTGTACTTCAGCCTGCCCACCAGAGTCATACAGAGAG AGCTGGCCGATCTAAAATGGACTAACACTAAGAAAATCATCCCAGAGCGATATGTGCTTAATGACAGAG gACCAATGTTTTTCCTGAGCTGTTTCAGTTTTGCAGTGGGTATTGCAGTGCTCTACTATTATGGAG AGGGTGAGACACTGAGAAGCACTGATCCGTTCCTTCACTGCTCTGCAGCAAGACTTAGTAAAAGCGCTAAAGATGTTTTCATTTCCTAA
- the LOC117257635 gene encoding caspase recruitment domain-containing protein 19-like isoform X3: MDTELVDRLVLQLNRIYPQILSDKEAHRFRNLSVPTKVRLAELLKHLYGKGEEACHEFYRGLHIHAEDVYFSLPTRVIQRELADLKWTNTKKIIPERYVLNDRGPMFFLSCFSFAVGIAVLYYYGEGETLRSTDPFLHCSAARLSKSAKDVFIS, encoded by the exons ATGGACACTGAGCTGGTTGACAGACTGGTGCTGCAGCTGAACAGGATCTACCCCCAGATACTCAGCGACAAGGAAGCCCACAGG ttcaGGAACCTGAGCGTGCCCACCAAAGTGCGGTTAGCTGAGCTGTTGAAGCACTTGTATGGGAAGGGCGAGGAGGCGTGTCATGAATTCTACAGAGGACTTCACATCCACGCTGAGGACGTGTACTTCAGCCTGCCCACCAGAGTCATACAGAGAG AGCTGGCCGATCTAAAATGGACTAACACTAAGAAAATCATCCCAGAGCGATATGTGCTTAATGACAGAG gACCAATGTTTTTCCTGAGCTGTTTCAGTTTTGCAGTGGGTATTGCAGTGCTCTACTATTATGGAG AGGGTGAGACACTGAGAAGCACTGATCCGTTCCTTCACTGCTCTGCAGCAAGACTTAGTAAAAGCGCTAAAGATGTTTTCATTTCCTAA